From one Phocaeicola salanitronis DSM 18170 genomic stretch:
- the trmD gene encoding tRNA (guanosine(37)-N1)-methyltransferase TrmD translates to MRIDIITVLPEMLEGFFNCSIMSRAQKKGIAEFHIHNLRDYTFDRYRKVDDYPFGGCAGMVMKIEPIDRCISALKSERDYDEVIFTTPDGEQFNQKMANTLSMAQNLIILCGHFKGIDYRIREHFITKEISIGDYVLTGGELAAAVIADAVVRIIPGVISDEQSALSDSFQDNLLAPPVYTRPADYKGWKVPDILLSGHEAKIREWEFQQSMERTQRLRPDLLK, encoded by the coding sequence ATGCGAATAGACATTATTACCGTTTTGCCCGAAATGTTAGAGGGATTTTTCAACTGCTCTATTATGAGCCGGGCACAGAAGAAAGGCATCGCCGAATTTCACATACACAACCTGCGAGATTATACCTTCGACCGCTATCGTAAGGTGGACGATTATCCGTTTGGCGGATGTGCGGGGATGGTGATGAAGATTGAGCCGATAGACCGTTGCATCTCGGCACTGAAAAGCGAACGCGACTATGATGAAGTCATTTTCACGACTCCCGATGGAGAGCAGTTTAACCAAAAAATGGCGAATACGCTATCAATGGCTCAAAATCTAATTATTCTGTGCGGGCACTTTAAGGGAATAGACTACCGCATCCGGGAACATTTTATCACCAAAGAAATCAGCATCGGCGATTATGTGCTGACAGGAGGTGAACTGGCTGCTGCTGTCATAGCGGATGCCGTAGTACGTATAATACCGGGAGTCATTTCTGACGAACAGTCGGCACTATCCGATTCTTTTCAAGATAATTTACTGGCTCCTCCTGTATATACCCGCCCTGCAGATTATAAAGGATGGAAAGTGCCGGACATCCTGCTTTCAGGACATGAGGCGAAAATACGTGAATGGGAATTCCAGCAGTCAATGGAGCGCACCCAACGGTTACGTCCCGACTTGTTGAAGTAA
- a CDS encoding dihydroorotate dehydrogenase, producing MADLSVNIGKLTLANPVMTASGTFGYGVEFQDFVDLEKIGGIIVKGTTLHHREGNPYPRMAETPMGMLNAVGLQNKGVHYFVEHIYPQIKDIRTNMIVNVSGSQIEDYAETASIIDGLEHIPAIELNISCPNVKQGGMAFGVTAHGASEVVSAVRKVYHKTLIVKLSPNVTDITEIARAVESAGADSVSLINTLLGMAIDAEKRKPILSTVTGGMSGAAVKPIALRMVWQVAKTVKIPVIGLGGIMNARDAIEFLLAGATAVQIGTANFIDPAITVKVAEGINEYLDRHGFASVKDIIGALDV from the coding sequence ATGGCAGATTTGAGTGTAAACATCGGTAAACTGACATTGGCGAATCCGGTAATGACCGCATCTGGTACATTCGGTTACGGAGTCGAGTTTCAGGATTTTGTAGACTTAGAAAAGATTGGAGGCATCATTGTAAAAGGTACAACGTTACACCACCGAGAGGGGAATCCCTATCCGCGTATGGCGGAGACTCCAATGGGCATGCTGAATGCAGTAGGTTTGCAAAATAAGGGCGTGCATTATTTTGTAGAGCACATCTATCCTCAGATAAAGGACATCCGTACCAATATGATTGTAAACGTGTCGGGGTCACAGATAGAAGATTATGCTGAAACGGCAAGCATCATTGATGGTCTGGAGCATATTCCTGCCATTGAGTTGAACATCTCGTGCCCGAATGTGAAACAGGGCGGAATGGCTTTCGGAGTAACGGCACACGGAGCCTCCGAAGTAGTGTCGGCTGTACGGAAAGTTTACCATAAAACTTTAATTGTAAAACTGTCTCCCAATGTAACTGACATTACCGAAATTGCGCGTGCGGTAGAAAGTGCCGGAGCCGATAGCGTGTCACTTATTAATACGCTGTTGGGCATGGCAATTGATGCTGAAAAGCGCAAGCCCATATTATCTACCGTCACAGGTGGAATGAGCGGAGCGGCAGTAAAGCCCATTGCTTTGCGTATGGTATGGCAGGTTGCCAAAACGGTGAAGATTCCTGTCATCGGGCTGGGAGGCATTATGAATGCGCGCGATGCGATAGAGTTCTTGCTTGCCGGAGCAACGGCTGTCCAGATAGGTACTGCCAATTTTATCGATCCTGCGATAACAGTGAAAGTGGCGGAAGGCATTAACGAATACCTCGACCGTCATGGATTTGCTTCAGTAAAGGATATTATCGGGGCATTGGATGTGTAA
- a CDS encoding dihydroorotate dehydrogenase electron transfer subunit produces the protein MKKYILDLTVTENIRLHANYVLLKLTQAAPLPEMLPGQFAEIRVDGSNTTFLRRPISINYVDREKNEVWFLIQLVGDGTRKLATVQSGDTVNVVMPLGNGFSMPENPQTKVLLIGGGVGTAPLLYLGEALLKKGCKPTFLLGARSKNDLLQLELFEALGNVYTTTEDGSYGEKGYVTMHSVLKENKFDLICTCGPKPMMMAVARYAAANGIECEVSLENTMACGVGACLCCVENTKEGHVCVCKEGPVFNIKKLLWQI, from the coding sequence ATGAAAAAATACATTCTTGATTTAACTGTAACAGAAAACATACGTTTGCACGCAAACTATGTGTTGCTCAAATTGACGCAAGCCGCACCGTTACCGGAAATGCTCCCGGGACAATTTGCTGAGATTCGAGTGGACGGTTCGAACACAACATTCCTGCGCCGTCCTATTTCCATTAATTATGTAGACCGCGAGAAAAACGAAGTATGGTTCCTGATTCAATTGGTAGGAGACGGAACCCGAAAGTTAGCTACCGTACAATCGGGTGACACGGTAAATGTGGTAATGCCTTTGGGAAACGGTTTTTCGATGCCAGAAAATCCCCAAACGAAAGTCTTGCTTATCGGCGGAGGTGTAGGCACGGCTCCGCTCCTCTATTTGGGTGAAGCTTTGCTAAAGAAAGGATGCAAGCCGACATTCCTGTTAGGAGCCCGTTCGAAGAACGATTTGCTGCAATTGGAGTTGTTTGAGGCGTTGGGTAATGTATATACCACAACCGAAGACGGAAGCTACGGTGAAAAGGGATATGTAACCATGCACAGCGTATTGAAGGAAAACAAATTCGATTTGATTTGCACTTGCGGCCCTAAACCAATGATGATGGCTGTTGCCAGATATGCCGCAGCAAACGGCATTGAGTGTGAAGTTTCGTTGGAAAATACGATGGCTTGTGGTGTAGGCGCTTGTTTATGCTGTGTGGAAAACACCAAGGAAGGTCATGTGTGTGTATGTAAAGAAGGTCCGGTATTTAATATAAAGAAATTATTATGGCAGATTTGA
- a CDS encoding helix-turn-helix domain-containing protein encodes MKERILQLIQEEALTNAEFAEKIGISTSSLSHILTERNKPSLEVVMRIHKAYPFINLNWLLYGEGNMKETNASNESVSLFSEGDENPEIAGVSPVHFEFRKENAPSSTNNTLKDPVREEVKYIEKPQPKIVEIRIFFDNGTYQVFRPDKS; translated from the coding sequence ATGAAGGAGCGGATTCTACAACTTATACAAGAAGAAGCGTTGACAAATGCTGAGTTTGCCGAGAAAATAGGCATTTCGACTTCTTCCTTATCACATATATTGACCGAACGGAACAAGCCCAGTTTGGAAGTCGTTATGCGTATCCATAAAGCATATCCGTTTATCAACTTAAATTGGCTGCTTTACGGCGAAGGTAACATGAAGGAGACAAATGCTTCGAATGAATCAGTTTCTTTATTTTCTGAAGGCGATGAGAATCCGGAAATTGCGGGCGTGAGTCCGGTTCATTTCGAATTTCGCAAGGAAAATGCCCCTTCTTCCACTAACAATACCCTTAAAGATCCTGTACGAGAAGAAGTTAAATACATTGAAAAGCCTCAGCCGAAGATTGTTGAAATACGTATTTTCTTCGACAATGGCACTTATCAAGTTTTTAGACCGGATAAATCTTAA